The following coding sequences lie in one Planococcus lenghuensis genomic window:
- a CDS encoding PstS family phosphate ABC transporter substrate-binding protein, which translates to MKRMKWLSLAVPLTLSAGVLAGCGETVEEEAVEPVEEEVVESTEEPSEQEEVAAVSGEVLLDGSSTVQPIMEALTYLYNQTQPEVETVLNTSGTGGGFERFTLGETDFSNASRPIAEDEIALAEENGIEYTELELAYDGLSIVVSQQNDFVEELTVEQLREIFLADSGATMWSDINPEWPDEEIVIFSPGHDSGTFDYFNEVILEEQPMREGENVTLSENDNTLVTGIQGNPYAIGFFGYAYYEANQDTLKVLGIAEEGGEAVAPSPETIQDGSYTPLSRPLFTYVNNEALKTKPQVADFSIFILENAAEAATQVGYVALPEEMYQEQLDEVTNLIGAEAE; encoded by the coding sequence ATGAAAAGAATGAAATGGCTAAGTTTAGCAGTACCACTTACGCTGTCAGCCGGCGTTCTTGCTGGATGCGGAGAAACAGTGGAAGAAGAAGCAGTAGAACCCGTAGAAGAAGAAGTAGTAGAATCGACCGAAGAACCGAGTGAACAAGAAGAAGTCGCAGCAGTTTCAGGGGAAGTACTTCTGGATGGTTCCTCCACAGTTCAGCCGATCATGGAGGCACTCACTTATTTATACAATCAAACGCAGCCAGAAGTGGAAACGGTATTGAATACATCCGGTACCGGCGGCGGATTCGAACGGTTCACACTTGGTGAAACCGACTTCAGTAATGCGTCCCGGCCGATCGCGGAAGATGAAATCGCCCTCGCTGAAGAAAATGGAATTGAATATACAGAACTCGAACTCGCTTACGACGGACTATCCATCGTGGTCAGCCAGCAAAACGACTTCGTCGAGGAATTGACAGTCGAGCAGCTGAGAGAAATTTTCCTGGCGGACAGCGGGGCGACCATGTGGTCGGACATCAACCCGGAATGGCCGGATGAAGAGATTGTCATTTTCAGCCCGGGTCATGATTCCGGAACGTTCGATTACTTCAATGAAGTGATTCTGGAAGAACAGCCGATGCGGGAAGGCGAAAATGTCACGCTCAGTGAAAACGACAACACACTTGTCACAGGTATTCAAGGCAACCCGTACGCGATCGGATTCTTCGGTTATGCGTATTATGAAGCCAACCAGGATACGCTGAAAGTGCTCGGAATCGCTGAAGAGGGTGGAGAAGCCGTTGCACCGAGCCCGGAAACGATCCAGGACGGCTCTTACACACCGCTGTCCCGTCCGCTGTTCACGTATGTGAATAACGAAGCACTGAAAACGAAGCCGCAAGTGGCTGATTTCTCAATCTTCATCCTGGAAAATGCGGCTGAAGCTGCTACACAAGTCGGCTACGTAGCGCTGCCGGAAGAAATGTATCAGGAGCAGCTGGATGAAGTAACAAACCTCATCGGCGCAGAAGCCGAATAA
- the pstC gene encoding phosphate ABC transporter permease subunit PstC, which produces MESSTNQAKSVQLMIQQNKRKKNVRKTTESLIPTFLLISAVISVLTTVGIFFTLLRESIVFFTEVSFAEFFLSAHWSPWTGSFGVLSLIAGTLLITLIAIAVALPLGFASAVYLSEYATPRTRRVIKPVLEVLAGIPTVVYGFFALTFVTPILQSLIPGLLVFNALSAGIVVGIMIVPMIASLSEDAMNAVPNSLREGALAMGATKLETTFKVVVPAALSGIVASVVLGISRAIGETMIVTIAAGASPNLTFNPLESIQTLTSFIVQGATGDTSFGSTIYYSIYAVGMTLFVFTFAMNLLSQYIVRKFKEDY; this is translated from the coding sequence ATGGAATCTTCAACAAATCAAGCAAAATCTGTTCAACTGATGATCCAGCAGAACAAGCGGAAGAAAAATGTGCGGAAAACGACGGAATCTCTCATTCCGACATTCTTACTCATCAGTGCTGTCATCTCTGTCCTGACGACAGTCGGCATTTTCTTCACCCTGCTGCGGGAATCCATTGTATTTTTCACTGAAGTGTCGTTCGCCGAGTTTTTCCTGAGTGCCCACTGGTCGCCTTGGACCGGAAGCTTCGGAGTCCTGTCCTTGATTGCCGGTACACTGCTCATCACGCTGATCGCAATCGCTGTTGCCTTGCCGCTCGGTTTCGCTTCGGCTGTGTACTTGAGTGAATATGCGACACCGCGGACCCGGAGAGTGATCAAGCCGGTGCTGGAAGTGCTGGCCGGCATTCCGACTGTCGTCTATGGCTTTTTTGCCCTTACTTTCGTCACACCGATCCTGCAGAGCCTGATTCCAGGCCTGCTCGTGTTCAACGCGTTAAGCGCCGGCATCGTGGTCGGCATCATGATCGTCCCGATGATCGCATCCCTGTCGGAAGACGCCATGAACGCGGTTCCGAATTCACTGCGCGAAGGTGCTCTTGCCATGGGCGCGACGAAATTGGAGACCACGTTCAAAGTCGTGGTGCCTGCCGCGCTTTCCGGAATCGTGGCGTCTGTCGTCCTCGGTATATCCAGGGCGATCGGCGAAACCATGATCGTCACCATCGCGGCCGGGGCTTCCCCGAACCTGACATTCAATCCGCTGGAATCCATCCAGACGCTCACGTCATTCATTGTGCAGGGAGCTACCGGCGATACATCTTTCGGGTCGACCATCTACTACAGCATCTACGCTGTCGGCATGACGCTGTTCGTGTTCACATTCGCGATGAATCTCTTGTCGCAATACATTGTCCGGAAGTTTAAGGAGGATTACTAA